From Alosa sapidissima isolate fAloSap1 unplaced genomic scaffold, fAloSap1.pri scaffold_157_ctg1, whole genome shotgun sequence, one genomic window encodes:
- the LOC121700839 gene encoding zinc finger and BTB domain-containing protein 12-like → MDDSSMDDSGMYTSGGESQATTILFSRSEGDFVSPSEFEDDGHSPLPSPPPPPPPPSPPPQGLLPRQPRLWLENDMDGYLGDEEDSDEDDNL, encoded by the exons ATGGATGACAGCAGCATGGATGACAGCGGCATGTATACCAGCGGTGGTGAATCCCAG gCTACCACAATATTATTCTCCAGGAGT GAGGGTGACTTTGTGTCGCCCTCTGAGTTTGAGGACGATGGGCACAGCCCTCTtccttctccacctccacctccacctccaccttcacCACCACCCCAGGGCTTGCTCCCCAGACAGCCCAGACTGTGGCTGGAGAATGACATGGATGGCTATCTTGGTGACGAGGAAGATAGCGATGAGGAtgataatttgtaa